A window of the Phaseolus vulgaris cultivar G19833 chromosome 5, P. vulgaris v2.0, whole genome shotgun sequence genome harbors these coding sequences:
- the LOC137834459 gene encoding gibberellin 2-beta-dioxygenase 8-like, whose protein sequence is MDYEPPFFDVYKPLLLQNSHAVGVDVGGSGIRNDKSEWCELPLIDLSRLSLDHVEREECMKEISGAARTWGFFQVLNHGVSQELLHNLRHEQMDVFRNPFATKSRENFLNLPPRSYRWGNPFATNWSQISWSEAFHLFLPDIARMEDQHQSLRSSIEAFASVVAPLAESLVQILAQKLNIKFSYFQENCSANTCFLRLNRYPPCPLHSRVFGLLPHTDSSFLTILNQDPIGGLQLMKDGKWIGVKPNPQALVVNIGDLFQAVSNDMYISAKHQVVGGEKEERFSVAYFYNPRKDAVIESEMMPAVYRKFSFREYREQIEKDVKETGDKAGLSRFLL, encoded by the exons ATGGATTATGAACCTCCATTTTTTGATGTCTACAAGCCCCTCCTTCTACAAAACTCGCACGCtgttggtgttgatgttggtgGCAGTGGCATAAGAAACGACAAATCCGAGTGGTGTGAGCTTCCTCTAATTGATCTAAGCCGGTTAAGCCTGGACCATGTTGAGAGGGAGGAGTGCATGAAAGAAATAAGTGGAGCTGCGAGAACGTGGGGGTTTTTCCAGGTTCTGAATCATGGGGTTTCACAAGAACTGCTTCACAATCTGCGGCATGAGCAAATGGACGTGTTCCGCAACCCTTTTGCAACAAAATCCAGAGAAAATTTCTTGAATTTACCTCCCAGAAGTTACAGGTGGGGCAATCCATTTGCCACAAACTGGAGCCAAATTTCATGGTCAGAAGCCTTCCACTTGTTTCTTCCAGATATAGCTAGGATGGAGGACCAGCACCAAAGTCtcag ATCAAGTATTGAGGCTTTTGCATCTGTAGTTGCTCCACTGGCAGAAAGCTTAGTGCAGATTCTTGCTCAGAAACTGAACATCAAATTCAGTTATTTCCAAGAGAATTGTTCAGCAAACACTTGCTTTCTTCGGCTGAACAGATATCCACCATGTCCACTCCATTCAAGGGTGTTTGGCCTCTTACCTCACACTGACTCTAGTTTCCTCACTATACTGAACCAAGACCCTATTGGGGGGTTGCAATTAATGAAAGATGGAAAGTGGATCGGTGTCAAACCTAACCCTCAAGCACTTGTTGTTAATATTGGTGATTTATTCCAG GCAGTGAGCAATGACATGTACATAAGTGCTAAACACCAGGTGGTGGGAGGTGAGAAGGAAGAGAGGTTCTCAGTGGCATATTTCTATAACCCTAGGAAAGATGCAGTGATAGAGAGCGAGATGATGCCAGCAGTGTACAGAAAGTTTAGTTTTAGAGAGTACAGAGAGCAGATAGAGAAAGATGTTAAGGAAACAGGTGATAAAGCAGGGCTCTCTAGGTTTCTCTTGTAG